The stretch of DNA GTGTCCGCACAAAAAGTTGGTCTCCGGTAAAAAAGATGTACTTATTTTAAACGAAATTATCAAAATTCTGTTCTACATTAATTTTGCGTTCCTGGACATAATAAATCCGTAAAAAATATGGTAAAAGGAGCGATATTAATTGGGTATTTTAAGTGGTAATCCAAAAGATGAACCGATGCATTATGGTGAAATTTATAGTGTATGGCAGAGCTCTATGATGGCCAGAGACGTGGTGTCGCTATACCAAGCATTTTTGAATCATGCTGGTGATAAAGACCTGAAAAAAATCCTTGATGATCTTATCGATCAAGCGGAACTGGAAATGAAAGAATGCGATACATTGCTTACGGCTAACGGAATTGCACCTGCACCAGTATTGCCTAAAAGACCAGAAGTAAAACTTGAAGATATACCTGCCGGTGCAAGATTTACCGACCCTGAAATCGCTGCACATATAGCGGCGGATGTCGCCACGGGATTGGTTGTATGTAGCCAAGTTATGGGACAATCCATTAGAGTTGATATCGGAGCTTTATTTGCTAAGTACCATGTAGCTAAAGCAGCATTAGGGGTCAGAATTCTTAATTTGACTAAAGAAAAAGGTTGGCTCATTCCTCCGC from Paenibacillus sophorae encodes:
- a CDS encoding DUF3231 family protein, whose protein sequence is MGILSGNPKDEPMHYGEIYSVWQSSMMARDVVSLYQAFLNHAGDKDLKKILDDLIDQAELEMKECDTLLTANGIAPAPVLPKRPEVKLEDIPAGARFTDPEIAAHIAADVATGLVVCSQVMGQSIRVDIGALFAKYHVAKAALGVRILNLTKEKGWLIPPPLQIKRPETVKA